A single region of the Thunnus maccoyii chromosome 10, fThuMac1.1, whole genome shotgun sequence genome encodes:
- the LOC121905827 gene encoding riboflavin transporter 2-like, with the protein MSLLTHVLACLFGMGSWVAINGMWVELPLIVNEIPEGWYLPSYLTVLIQMANIGPLFITLMHRFRPGALDERPVVYCIVVLGIIATFLLAFFWRHTVTIGSSQHSLPLLVLSFLLSVVDCTSSVTFLPFMMRLRPQYLTTYFAGEGLSGLVPALVALIQGVGVVHCQNATLSDSLNETADNSTIAGSFELKAIYQPAKFSAEVFFLFLSAMMVVCLVAFTLLNRHPAVARERKNDLYFSGDLAPGKREQGLSLHAQTPEQKPMISPLDRSEPRSSFGTGTYSNLEVVFIFVVLAWVNALTNAVLPSVQSYSCLPYGNQAYHLAATMAAVANPVACFIAMFIPIRSLIFMGFLTMFGTGFGAYIMAMAALSPCPLLVHSSSGTIVIVLAWILFVLSLSYVKVIIGVILRDEGHSALVWCGAVVQLGSMVGAISMFPLVSVYGLFKSGDACNTKCPM; encoded by the exons ATGTCGCTGCTGACTCATGTGTTAGCATGTCTGTTCGGGATGGGCTCCTGGGTGGCCATCAATGGGATGTGGGTGGAGCTCCCCCTGATCGTAAATGAGATCCCAGAGGGCTGGTACCTCCCATCCTACCTCACAGTCCTCATCCAAATGGCCAACATAGGTCCTCTCTTCATCACCCTGATGCACCGCTTCCGCCCAGGAGCGCTGGATGAGCGGCCGGTCGTCTACTGCATCGTGGTGTTGGGGATCATCGCTACATTCCTGCTGGCTTTCTTCTGGAGGCACACGGTGACAATAGGGAGCTCCCAGCATAGTTTGCCCCTGCTGGTGTTAAGCTTTCTGCTTTCAGTGGTGGACTGCACCTCCTCCGTCACCTTCCTGCCTTTCATGATGCGACTGCGTCCCCAGTACCTCACCACATATTTTGCAGGTGAAGGTCTCAGTGGTCTGGTGCCTGCACTGGTGGCTCTGATTCAAGGTGTTGGTGTAGTCCACTGTCAGAATGCCACTTTGTCTGATTCACTAAATGAAACAGCTGACAATTCCACTATAGCTGGCAGTTTTGAGCTAAAAGCCATCTACCAGCCAGCTAAATTCTCTGCTGAGGTCTTTTTCCTGTTCCTCAGTGCCATGATGGTTGTGTGTCTGGTAGCCTTCACCCTACTCAACCGTCACCCAGCTGTGGCTCGGGAGAGAAAGAACGACCTGTATTTCAGTGGTGATCTGGCTCCAGGAAAGAGAGAACAAGGTCTGTCTCTACATGCCCAGACACCAGAGCAGAAGCCTATGATCAGTCCCTTGGACAGGAGTGAACCTCGCAGCTCTTTTGGCACGGGGACATACAGCAACCTCGAGGTGGTGTTCATCTTTGTTGTGCTGGCGTGGGTGAATGCTCTGACCAACGCAGTCCTGCCATCAGTGCAGTCCTACTCTTGTCTGCCTTATGGGAACCAGGCGTACCATCTAGCTGCCACCATGGCAGCTGTCGCTAACCCAGTGGCCTGCTTCATCGCCATGTTTATACCGATAAG GTCTCTCATCTTCATGGGTTTCTTGACCATGTTTGGGACTGGATTTGGAGCCTACATCATGGCCATGGCTGCTCTGAGTCCCTGTCCTCTGCTGGTCCACAGTTCCTCTGGAACCATCGTCATA GTGCTGGCCTGGATCCTGTTTGTCCTGTCCTTGTCCTATGTGAAGGTCATCATTGGAGTGATTCTGAGAGATGAGGGCCACAGTGCCCTTGTGTGGTGCGGAGCAGTAGTGCAGTTGGGCTCCATGGTTGGCGCTATATCCATGTTCCCATTGGTCAGTGTCTATGGACTTTTCAAGTCAGGTGATGCTTGCAACACTAAGTGTCCAATGTAG